A single Apostichopus japonicus isolate 1M-3 chromosome 11, ASM3797524v1, whole genome shotgun sequence DNA region contains:
- the LOC139976349 gene encoding uncharacterized protein: protein MKWPKEVWTLLLQSSFVGKAREVYSALPMEKSENYDEVKQAILKAYELVPEAYRQKFRGARKNDNQTHVEFARVKEQMFDRWLHSKDVGENFVKLRQLFLIEEFKRCIHPDIKTHIDERMIDTLHAAATKADDFALTHKLSPNKFYQARSQKPKINTEVKGTPDSKGNSGKWNSGGTKPPSGSGFKKQVTCYNCNKPGHLMSQCYLLQNQNSQRKQEVSSKSPPNTVGYVASQRNSNRIDKKIQKKEFAKNQVNKVFQPFIMEGSISISDDFSPQQIKILRDTGCSQSLILEETFPFGEQSSTGMCALIHGIKMEIISVPLHRVNLECGLVSGQVLVGVMSELPIKGISMMLGNDLAGYKVLPNPIVTYTPSNFSSHEDDEIYPACVMTRAMSKEAVSEVEESESCQGDVFTLEDTFFKVLNDTESSSGDNQKVEEEDPLSRNKLILEQSRDPELIDLVKGAVTPQEAEDNPVCFYKQNGVVMRKWRPLDAPADEEWQVVHQIVVPKVYHSDVMSMAHDSPMAGHLGVRKTCDRILKHFWWPKIRSDVADYCRSCHTCQVVGKPNQKIPPAPSKPIPAFDELSFSKVIIDCLDLSLKRNQADKIWSKVKPK, encoded by the coding sequence GCTCTCCCTATGGAAAAGAGTGAAAACTACGATGAAGTGAAGCAGGCGATCCTCAAAGCCTATGAGCTGGTGCCAGAGGCATACCGACAGAAATTTAGGGGGGCTAGAAAAAATGATAATCAGACACATGTAGAATTTGCCAGAGTAAAGGAGCAAATGTTTGATAGGTGGCTCCACTCTAAGGATGTAGGGGAGAATTTTGTCAAATTACGACAATTGTTCCTAATTGAGGAATTTAAAAGATGTATCCACCCCGACATCAAAACTCATATTGATGAGAGAATGATTGACACCTTGCATGCTGCGGCAACGAAAGCAGATGACTTTGCCCTGACCCACAAACTGAGCCCAAATAAGTTTTACCAGGCTAGGAGCCAGAAACCCAAAATAAACACAGAGGTAAAAGGGACACCCGATTCAAAGGGAAACAGCGGCAAATGGAATTCTGGGGGCACGAAACCACCAAGTGGGAGTGGATTCAAAAAGCAAGTTACTTGCTATAATTGTAACAAACCTGGCCATCTCATGTCACAATGTTATCTGCTACAAAATCAAAATTCCCAAAGAAAACAGGAGGTATCCTCAAAATCACCCCCTAATACAGTTGGATATGTTGCCTCACAGAGGAATTCGAATCGAATTgacaaaaaaatccaaaagaaGGAATTTGCTAAAAATCAAGTGAATAAGGTATTCCAACCATTCATTATGGAGGGTAGCATATCAATTAGTGATGATTTTTCGCCCCAACAAATTAAGATTTTAAGGGACACAGGTTGTTCACAGTCGCTCATTTTAGAAGAAACGTTTCCCTTTGGTGAACAGAGTTCGACTGGAATGTGTGCATTAATCCATGGGATAAAGATGGAGATTATCAGTGTTCCCTTACACAGAGTAAATCTAGAGTGTGGTTTGGTGTCCGGCCAAGTGCTGGTTGGTGTTATGTCGGAATTGCCGATAAAAGGTATTTCCATGATGCTTGGAAATGACCTGGCAGGATATAAGGTTCTCCCTAACCCCATTGTTACATATACGCCCTCTAATTTTAGTAGCCACGAGGACGATGAAATATATCCTGCGTGTGTAATGACTAGGGCAATGAGTAAAGAGGCAGTCTCGGAAGTGGAGGAGTCTGAGAGCTGTCAGGGTGATGTCTTCACGTTAGAAGACACATTTTTTAAGGTGTTGAATGACACAGAAAGTAGTTCGGGAGATAATCAAAAGGTAGAAGAAGAAGATCCTTTGAGCCGCAACAAATTGATTTTAGAACAAAGTCGAGACCCTGAACTGATAGATTTAGTTAAAGGGGCAGTGACCCCACAAGAAGCGGAGGATAACCCTGTCTGCTTCTACAAACAAAATGGCGTGGTGATGAGAAAATGGCGACCGCTAGATGCACCTGCAGATGAGGAATGGCAAGTGGTGCACCAAATTGTTGTACCCAAGGTGTACCACAGTGACGTCATGAGCATGGCCCATGACAGTCCAATGGCAGGACATTTAGGCGTTAGGAAAACCTGTGATAGGATTCTAAAACATTTTTGGTGGCCCAAAATCAGGAGTGATGTGGCTGATTACTGTAGGTCGTGTCATACATGTCAGGTGGTTGGAAAGCCCAACCAGAAAATACCGCCTGCACCTTCGAAACCAATCCCTGCTTTTGATGAGCTTAGTTTTAGTAAAGTCATTATTGATTGCTTAGACCTATCCCTAAAACGAAATCAGGCAGACAAAATTTGGAGCAAGGTCAagccaaaatga